The genomic stretch ggcaagaagatgtaataattataaatatatatgtgcctaacagcagaaccccaaaatatatgaagtaaatattgacagatttaaaaggagaaatagatggttctacattaactgtcggagattttaatacaccactttcaataacagaTAGAACATTTAGTCAGATGTTCTTGTAtaagaagacttgaacaacactctaaaccaactatacctaacaggcatatatagaacacttcacccaacaacagaatatacattcttctggaGGGCATACAGATCATTCTTCAGTATGAACCATGCCAGATAActaaataagtctcaataaattcaaaaatactgaaattgtaTCTTCTATGCCCACaacggaatgaagctagaaatcaataaaagggagaaagggaaagtttacaaatatgtggaaatgaaacaacatactcttaaacaaccaataggttaaagaagaaatcacaaggcaaattaggaaataccttgagacaaatgaaaatgaaaatacaacataccaaaacttatgggatgcagcaaaggcagtgctgagagggcaatttatagctctaaatgcctatattaaaaaggaagaaaagactttaaatcagagatctaacctcaaaactggaagaattagaaaaagaacagcaaactataAACCATAAGGGagcagaaggaagtaaataaagattagaggggagacaaatgaaatatagaacaaaacaaaagagacagCGAATCAACAAAACCacgttggttatttgaaaagatcaataaaacagtCAACCCTAtagctagaaagagagaaagaaaaagaggatacaaataacaaaaatcagaaatgaaaaggaggacattactGTAACCCCTTCGAAAGAAAAAGGACTATAAAGATACTATGGACTAAAAGCCAAAATGGCTGCCCCAAGGAAGCCCGCACAGCGAAGCTAACGAGGATTGGGGAGCAATCTTctgagggaaaggaggagggggTCCCCAGGAGAGCCGCCGCCAGGACAGCTGCCCGTGGAGCCGCACAGGTTCCACCACCCTTGCCataaattttgagttgtatttggaaaaatactggccagaaagaaaaaaaatgataaagtttTTCCTCATGGTGAATAAACAAGGGCAGACCCGACTTTCTAAGTACTATGAACACATGGAGATTAACAAGCGGACACTTCTGGAAACCGAAGTCATAAAGAGCTGTCTCTCTCGATCCAGTGAACAATGCTCTTTCATTGAATATAAGGATTTTAAGCTGATATATCGTCAGTATGCAGCGCTCTTCATTGTGGTTGGAGTTAATGACACTGAGAATGAGATGGCTATTTATGAATTCATTCATAATTTTGTGGAAGTTTTAGATGAGTACTTCAGCCGAGTGAGTGAATTGGATATAATGTTTAATTTGGATAAAGTACACATCATTTTGGATGAGATGGTGTTAAATGGCTGCATCGTGGAAACTAACCGGGCAAGAATTCTTGCCCCTCTACTAATTTTTGATAAGATGTCAGAAAGCTGAACAGTGGAAGGCCTGGCCAGACAACACTGATTTCTAGAAatgcaaatgccatgaaatacCTCTCAACATCTGTAGCCCATAAGAATCTGGAAGACCACACATTGCAAAACGGGGTATCCTTCCAAAAACATTATAAATAGgcattttccacatttcctaaatagaaaacaaaagtatattttaaaatctgatgTACAAAGGAAATTTTTATCTAAATTGTCAGAAGTTTTATTGTCTAACTGTAGGCATTTTTCCCCCACTATAaaatttgggaaaagaaaaaaaaaaagatactatgaacaattgtacaccaataaattagataacctagattaaatggacaaattcttagaaacacacaaactacctatactgactcaagaagaaatagaagatctcaacaaatcaaaTAGTAgtatagagattgaatcagtaatcaaaaacctcccaacaaagaaaagcccagaaccagatggcttcacaggggaattttaccaaacattccaagaagacaatgcaaattctgctcaaactcatccaaaaaaattaaagaggagggaacactcctgtgccaatttgaatgtactatgtcccccagaaaaagccgtattatttgatgcactcttgtgtgggcagacatatcagtgttgattagattgtaattctctgagtgtttccatggagatgtgccccaccgaaccgtgggtgatgactctgattggataatttccatggaggtgttaccccatccattcagggcggttctaaattaaatcactggagccatataaatgagctgacaaacagagggaactcagtgcagctgtgagtgacattttgaagaggagctacagccaagagggacactttgaagaatgcacagaaacttggagaggagctgcagatgacactCTGAAGATggtcactgaaagcagactcttgctccagagaagctaagagaggacaagcaccccaagagcaactaggagtgacatt from Choloepus didactylus isolate mChoDid1 chromosome 2, mChoDid1.pri, whole genome shotgun sequence encodes the following:
- the LOC119527812 gene encoding AP-4 complex subunit sigma-1, whose product is MIKFFLMVNKQGQTRLSKYYEHMEINKRTLLETEVIKSCLSRSSEQCSFIEYKDFKLIYRQYAALFIVVGVNDTENEMAIYEFIHNFVEVLDEYFSRVSELDIMFNLDKVHIILDEMVLNGCIVETNRARILAPLLIFDKMSES